One Pseudonocardia abyssalis DNA segment encodes these proteins:
- a CDS encoding isoprenyl transferase, with the protein MREVLYSVYERRLTRRLDRAGGRPRHVALMLDGNRRWARDAGLVDVNDGHRVGAAKIADLLGWCEEAQVEVVTLFLLSTDNLSRPPAELAPLLEIIADVVDELSGPAARWRLRVVGALDLLPGEISARLANAAARTTGRPGLELNVAVCYGGRQEIADAVRKLLLQHAESGTSIEELAEVLDVDHIAAHLYTSGQPDPDLVIRTSGEQRLSGFLLWQSANSEFWFCEAYWPEFRKVDFLRALRDYAARHRRFGS; encoded by the coding sequence GTGCGCGAGGTGCTGTACTCGGTCTACGAGCGTCGGCTCACCCGACGGCTGGACCGGGCGGGGGGTCGTCCCCGGCACGTCGCGTTGATGCTCGACGGCAACCGCCGCTGGGCCCGCGACGCCGGTCTGGTCGACGTCAACGACGGGCACCGGGTCGGCGCGGCGAAGATCGCGGATCTCCTCGGCTGGTGCGAGGAGGCGCAGGTCGAGGTCGTGACCCTGTTCCTGCTCTCCACCGACAACCTCTCCCGGCCTCCCGCGGAGCTCGCTCCGCTGCTGGAGATCATCGCCGACGTCGTCGACGAGCTGAGCGGTCCGGCCGCCCGGTGGCGGCTGCGGGTCGTCGGGGCCCTGGACCTGCTGCCCGGCGAGATCTCGGCCCGCCTCGCGAACGCCGCGGCCCGCACCACCGGCCGTCCGGGGCTGGAGCTCAACGTGGCGGTCTGCTACGGCGGGCGCCAGGAGATCGCCGACGCGGTGCGCAAGCTGCTGCTGCAGCACGCCGAGTCGGGCACGTCGATCGAGGAGCTCGCCGAGGTGCTCGACGTCGACCACATCGCGGCGCACCTCTACACGTCCGGCCAGCCCGACCCCGACCTGGTCATCCGCACGTCCGGGGAGCAGCGGCTCTCCGGCTTCCTGCTGTGGCAGTCCGCGAACTCGGAGTTCTGGTTCTGCGAGGCGTACTGGCCGGAGTTCCGGAAGGTCGACTTCCTCCGGGCACTGCGCGACTACGCCGCCCGGCACCGCCGCTTCGGTTCCTGA